One Spirochaetaceae bacterium DNA segment encodes these proteins:
- a CDS encoding ABC-ATPase domain-containing protein codes for GVAEIYFISSVPFDVRALRPALAGAAGGAGSGRSGLLEIAAAGQEVLERTGVAVGADGTARMRLSAGLPAAGRRILGRAAAELLTRRLDGALRGIAERLDFDALRTHVRAVEDQVALRAQLGERGLIAFLADGSILPRRSGADPRPLGGALPLQAPATLAVELQAPHAGTVRGLAVRAGVTLIAGGGYHGKSTLLQALALGVYDHLPGDGRERCVSAETLVSVRAEDGRAVRGACLTPFIGALPLGRDTGFFDTDDASGSTSQAAAIVEALEAGATGLLIDEDTAATNFMIRDARMRRLVPGSDEPITPFIDRVRQLWQEQGVSSVLVVGGAGDYLDVADWVIRMDSYRPLDVTAQAREVAAAQPLGDAAPRAPGAWPQGAPRIPLPDSLDPRRGRRPERVRAVRTRAIEFGQEEIDVGLLYQLVDPAQCRMIGDLLLRVARGLCDGRRALPAILAALETDVEEQGLDALVGGGFGDRARPRRFEVAAALNRLRSLRVAPPGAAPPRTPARPRPSPVGAPHRRESRNRGRHQR; via the coding sequence GGCGTGGCCGAGATCTACTTCATCAGCAGCGTTCCGTTCGATGTGCGGGCGCTGCGGCCGGCCCTGGCCGGGGCAGCCGGCGGCGCCGGCAGCGGGCGCAGCGGGCTGCTGGAGATCGCCGCCGCCGGCCAGGAGGTGCTGGAGCGGACCGGGGTCGCGGTCGGCGCGGACGGGACCGCACGGATGCGCCTGAGCGCCGGACTGCCGGCCGCGGGCCGGCGGATCCTGGGCCGGGCCGCGGCCGAGCTGCTGACCCGGCGCCTGGATGGGGCGCTGCGGGGCATCGCGGAACGCCTCGACTTCGACGCGCTGCGCACCCATGTGCGGGCGGTGGAGGACCAGGTCGCGCTGCGCGCCCAGCTCGGCGAGCGTGGCCTGATCGCGTTCCTGGCCGACGGCAGCATTCTGCCGCGCCGCAGCGGCGCCGACCCGCGCCCGCTCGGCGGGGCACTGCCGCTGCAGGCGCCGGCCACGCTGGCGGTGGAGCTGCAGGCGCCGCACGCCGGCACCGTGCGCGGGCTGGCGGTGCGCGCCGGGGTCACGCTGATCGCCGGCGGCGGCTACCACGGCAAGTCGACGCTGCTGCAGGCGCTGGCGCTCGGCGTGTACGATCACCTGCCCGGCGACGGGCGCGAGCGCTGCGTCTCCGCGGAGACGCTGGTCAGCGTGCGTGCCGAGGACGGCCGCGCGGTGCGCGGTGCGTGCCTGACACCGTTCATCGGCGCGCTGCCGCTCGGCCGCGACACCGGTTTCTTCGACACCGACGACGCCTCCGGCAGCACGTCGCAGGCCGCCGCCATCGTGGAGGCGCTGGAGGCCGGGGCCACCGGCCTGCTGATCGACGAGGACACCGCGGCGACCAACTTCATGATCCGCGACGCCCGCATGCGCCGCCTGGTGCCCGGAAGCGACGAGCCTATTACGCCGTTCATCGACCGGGTACGCCAGCTCTGGCAAGAGCAGGGCGTGTCGTCGGTGCTGGTGGTGGGCGGCGCCGGCGACTACCTCGACGTGGCCGACTGGGTGATCCGGATGGACTCCTACCGGCCACTGGACGTGACCGCGCAGGCGCGCGAAGTCGCCGCCGCCCAGCCGCTCGGCGACGCGGCCCCGCGTGCGCCCGGAGCGTGGCCGCAAGGCGCGCCGCGCATCCCCCTGCCGGACAGCCTCGACCCGCGCCGCGGGCGGCGGCCCGAGCGGGTACGGGCGGTCAGGACACGGGCGATCGAGTTCGGACAAGAGGAGATCGACGTTGGCCTGCTCTACCAACTCGTCGACCCCGCGCAGTGCCGGATGATCGGCGACCTGCTGCTGCGGGTCGCGCGCGGCCTGTGCGACGGCCGCCGCGCCCTGCCGGCTATCCTGGCGGCCCTGGAGACCGATGTGGAGGAGCAGGGACTCGACGCGCTGGTGGGCGGCGGCTTCGGCGACCGGGCGCGTCCGCGCCGCTTCGAGGTAGCCGCGGCGCTGAACCGGCTGCGCAGCCTGCGCGTGGCGCCGCCCGGCGCCGCACCGCCTCGCACTCCTGCCCGGCCGCGCCCGAGTCCCGTCGGCGCTCCCCACCGACGCGAGAGCCGCAACCGTGGGCGGCACCAGCGCTGA
- a CDS encoding class I SAM-dependent methyltransferase: MSRDDARIREQMEYYRERAPEYDDWYYQRGRYTVGEHRRREWQEEIARAHAVLRSLGPVEEALELACGTGIWTEPLLPVADRITAVDASPETIALARRRVRSDRRVCFEAADLFAYQPARRFDLISFTFWLSHVPPSRLSGFFALLQRCLRPGGVLFALDQRATADKRTAPDNRQQRDLADGRTYEIVKIYYTKPELEALFAHHGFRVEVTTTQTLWIAVARRHPSDSGVHRTPV, encoded by the coding sequence ATGAGCCGCGACGATGCACGAATTCGCGAGCAGATGGAGTACTACCGGGAACGCGCGCCGGAGTACGACGACTGGTACTACCAGCGCGGCCGCTACACCGTGGGTGAACACCGTCGCCGCGAGTGGCAGGAGGAGATCGCGCGGGCGCACGCGGTTCTGCGCTCGCTGGGCCCGGTCGAGGAAGCGCTGGAGCTGGCCTGCGGCACCGGCATCTGGACCGAGCCGCTGCTGCCGGTGGCGGACCGGATCACCGCCGTCGACGCGTCCCCGGAAACGATCGCGCTGGCGCGACGGCGGGTGCGCTCCGACCGCCGGGTCTGCTTCGAAGCGGCCGATCTGTTCGCCTACCAACCGGCGCGGCGCTTCGACCTGATCTCGTTTACCTTCTGGCTGTCGCACGTTCCGCCGTCCCGGCTGTCCGGCTTCTTTGCCCTGCTGCAACGCTGCCTGCGGCCCGGCGGCGTGCTGTTCGCGCTCGACCAGCGCGCCACCGCCGACAAGCGCACCGCTCCGGACAACCGGCAGCAGCGCGACCTGGCCGACGGGCGCACCTACGAAATCGTCAAGATCTACTACACCAAGCCGGAATTGGAGGCGCTGTTCGCGCACCACGGCTTCCGGGTCGAGGTGACCACGACGCAAACCCTCTGGATTGCCGTGGCACGCCGCCACCCATCGGACTCAGGCGTCCACCGTACACCGGTTTGA
- a CDS encoding zinc-binding alcohol dehydrogenase, producing the protein MTSTNIVFTGKQQAELREEPVPDLAPDGLSVRTRVSLISSGTETICYRGESDPGSHWHGWVRYPFHPGYSNVGVVEQTGAAVTGVAVGERVFTTAHHHQIAVARGEPVPIPDAVSDESAAWAKLATIAQTGVRRAGLAMGATVAVVGLGPLGQLLSQYARVMGAERVIAIDPLASRLQVAIDHGATHRFAGSAADALPFVQELTGGLRADVVFEATGHPPVLPLALPLVRQFGVLMLIGDAPNPSQQVLTSDVITRQISIRGTHNENLPGDQAQWSPARQTELFYTYLTRGQMRVDDLITARHAPAEAPRVYARLLNDRGASLGVLFDWAQL; encoded by the coding sequence GTGACGTCGACCAACATCGTGTTCACCGGCAAGCAGCAGGCGGAACTGCGCGAAGAACCGGTGCCGGACCTGGCGCCGGACGGCCTGTCGGTGCGTACGCGCGTCAGCCTGATCAGCTCCGGCACCGAAACCATCTGCTACCGCGGCGAGTCGGATCCGGGATCGCACTGGCACGGCTGGGTGCGCTACCCGTTCCATCCCGGCTACAGCAATGTCGGCGTGGTCGAACAGACGGGGGCCGCGGTGACCGGCGTGGCCGTCGGCGAGCGGGTGTTCACCACCGCGCACCACCATCAGATTGCCGTGGCGCGCGGCGAACCGGTACCGATTCCCGATGCGGTCTCGGACGAGTCGGCGGCGTGGGCGAAGCTCGCCACCATCGCGCAGACCGGGGTGCGCCGCGCCGGGCTTGCCATGGGCGCCACGGTGGCGGTCGTCGGCCTCGGTCCGCTCGGCCAGCTCTTGAGCCAGTACGCGCGGGTAATGGGCGCCGAGCGGGTGATCGCGATCGACCCGCTGGCCAGCCGCCTGCAGGTGGCGATCGACCACGGCGCCACCCACCGGTTCGCCGGCAGCGCCGCCGATGCCCTGCCGTTCGTGCAAGAGCTCACCGGCGGCCTGCGCGCGGACGTGGTGTTCGAAGCTACCGGGCATCCCCCGGTGCTGCCCCTGGCGCTGCCCCTGGTCAGGCAGTTCGGCGTCCTGATGCTGATCGGCGATGCCCCCAACCCCAGCCAGCAGGTGCTCACCAGCGACGTCATTACGCGCCAGATCTCGATCCGCGGCACCCACAACGAGAACCTGCCCGGCGACCAGGCACAATGGTCGCCTGCGCGCCAGACGGAGTTGTTCTACACCTACCTGACGCGCGGCCAGATGCGGGTGGATGACCTGATCACGGCACGCCACGCACCGGCCGAAGCGCCGCGGGTGTACGCCCGGCTGCTGAACGACCGCGGCGCCTCGCTCGGCGTGCTGTTCGACTGGGCCCAGTTGTAA